One genomic region from Candidatus Caldarchaeum subterraneum encodes:
- a CDS encoding DNA-directed RNA polymerase subunit M, producing the protein MEFCPKCGKTLTPSRVGGKAMLVCKRCGYQKPLEGEKVVIKLEKENTVSKNVAAIVEAEEAPLPTTSDVVCPQCGHNEAKWWTVQTRSADEPMTQFFRCVKCGHTWREYA; encoded by the coding sequence TTGGAGTTTTGTCCAAAATGCGGTAAAACCTTGACTCCGTCGAGAGTTGGGGGCAAGGCTATGCTGGTTTGTAAGAGATGTGGTTATCAGAAGCCGCTGGAGGGAGAGAAGGTGGTTATCAAGCTTGAGAAGGAAAACACTGTCTCTAAAAACGTCGCTGCCATAGTTGAGGCTGAGGAAGCTCCTTTACCAACTACATCTGACGTCGTCTGCCCACAGTGCGGACACAACGAGGCGAAATGGTGGACTGTTCAAACCAGGTCAGCCGACGAGCCGATGACACAGTTCTTCAGATGTGTTAAATGCGGGCACACATGGCGCGAATACGCCTAA
- a CDS encoding adenine phosphoribosyltransferase, fused to N-terminal DNA-binding — translation MKPNPNAYSSYLAVQILKTLKTGMDYKILSKQTGIPVSTLTRYVTNKTIPHGKRAAVLIEKLVSNVDIPALVNQRLVLTEDEVDVSQVVSESSLVELIVAYMLREFSGYRIDAVLGVDRAGTVVATGFGLSTMKRVFYAQNTESYASDRWLEIRYKNKQARLVQRLYVPSEALKNHILVSAGVLDSHVPLREIRTHIVSARGELVGVCAIAASQEFLKNIKPFQFGKILSFVTF, via the coding sequence TTGAAGCCAAATCCGAACGCTTACTCATCATACCTCGCTGTACAGATTTTGAAAACGCTGAAAACCGGTATGGACTATAAAATTCTCTCGAAGCAGACTGGGATACCTGTCTCAACCCTGACAAGATATGTGACCAATAAGACCATTCCTCATGGGAAACGTGCGGCGGTCCTGATAGAGAAGCTTGTATCAAACGTGGACATACCTGCACTGGTAAATCAACGTCTGGTATTGACCGAAGACGAGGTGGATGTTTCACAGGTAGTCTCTGAAAGCAGCTTGGTCGAGCTCATTGTCGCATACATGCTGCGGGAGTTCTCAGGATACAGAATTGACGCAGTCCTCGGAGTAGACAGGGCTGGCACAGTTGTTGCCACCGGCTTCGGACTGTCGACCATGAAGAGGGTGTTCTATGCTCAAAACACTGAATCCTATGCATCGGATAGATGGCTGGAAATCAGGTACAAGAATAAACAGGCACGGCTTGTCCAGAGGCTGTATGTACCTAGCGAGGCGTTAAAAAACCACATATTAGTCTCGGCGGGTGTATTGGATTCGCATGTTCCGCTGAGAGAGATAAGGACACACATAGTCTCGGCTCGTGGCGAATTGGTGGGTGTCTGCGCCATAGCCGCTTCTCAGGAGTTTCTAAAAAACATCAAGCCCTTCCAGTTCGGGAAGATTCTAAGCTTCGTGACCTTTTAG
- a CDS encoding molybdenum hydroxylase family protein, large subunit, whose amino-acid sequence MKRVYTAYDAVRGAPIYTEDIVPEDSLCVKALRSEHSHALIKRVDVSAALEVPGVVAVLTARDIPGENITGAVILDRPFLAYEKVRCLADPIALVAAVDEETADKAIEKIVVDYEVLEPVYDPVKALEESAPKVHENNLLRHYKLRKGDITRGFNESDVIVEEEFRTQMQDPAPLEPEAAYAVPEKDGTLTIYGSIQNPFYVLTGVSRILGLPRDRINLVVMAIGGTFGGKSDEAPWDVCAMAGLAALKTGKPAACIYGRDESMIAHSHRHPAVMRYKIGATTDGRLKALDADLYFDTGAYASVGPLVMLRAVTHAAGPYVVENVRVDSYLVYTNNLTAGSMRGFGSPQVHFAVESMMDILADKLGMDPVELRLKNAWRQGVVTASDAVLMDNPDFGVLASRVCEELGWRRGEKEPDEGVGIAFMAHGNSLGPEGEDKSSATVRISPDGVVHVATSLTEYGTGASRGFAKIAASVLGVPEERVVVDRVETKKVPDSGGTFASRSTLMGGNAVYLAAKRLKEKIEKLMKESGRSGLDVADFVRDVFHEEVSEYAEFKLPVCDYNPETGKGTPYLQYTYGVVGVRVKVDRELGVVRVKDIVAAFDVGRVVNEGYLTAQLEGGITQGVAYGLLEELLIGKKHKVLNPNLADYLVPTAADMPRVKVIVIENPSPLTPIGTRTAGEPGIDAPAAAIANAVHDALKIRITSLPITPEKVVAALEKSQAIAVTV is encoded by the coding sequence TTGAAGAGGGTGTACACTGCGTATGACGCTGTGAGAGGTGCACCGATTTACACGGAGGATATCGTGCCTGAGGATAGTCTCTGTGTTAAGGCTCTTCGGTCTGAGCATTCTCATGCTTTGATAAAACGTGTCGATGTTTCTGCCGCGTTGGAGGTTCCAGGTGTTGTCGCAGTTCTTACTGCACGCGATATACCGGGTGAGAACATAACTGGTGCAGTTATTCTTGACAGGCCTTTCCTCGCATATGAAAAGGTTAGATGCTTGGCTGACCCCATAGCACTTGTGGCCGCAGTCGATGAAGAAACAGCCGACAAGGCGATTGAGAAAATAGTTGTCGACTATGAAGTGCTTGAGCCTGTTTACGACCCTGTAAAAGCACTTGAAGAATCCGCTCCAAAGGTTCATGAAAACAACCTTCTCCGCCACTACAAGCTACGAAAAGGGGACATTACACGCGGGTTCAACGAGTCGGACGTAATCGTGGAGGAAGAGTTTAGGACGCAGATGCAGGACCCGGCTCCTCTCGAGCCAGAGGCAGCATACGCTGTTCCCGAGAAGGATGGCACCTTAACGATTTACGGCAGCATTCAGAACCCCTTCTATGTCTTAACCGGTGTCTCAAGAATACTCGGGCTGCCCCGTGACAGGATTAACTTGGTTGTGATGGCTATAGGCGGTACGTTTGGTGGAAAATCCGACGAGGCGCCATGGGATGTATGCGCCATGGCTGGGCTAGCGGCTTTGAAGACAGGGAAACCAGCCGCCTGCATATACGGCCGCGACGAGTCCATGATAGCTCACTCACATAGACACCCAGCCGTCATGCGCTACAAGATAGGAGCAACAACAGACGGAAGGCTGAAGGCCTTGGACGCCGACCTATACTTCGACACAGGAGCCTACGCCTCAGTCGGCCCCCTCGTCATGCTCAGAGCGGTCACCCATGCTGCTGGGCCCTATGTAGTGGAAAACGTGAGGGTGGACTCCTATCTCGTTTACACAAACAATTTGACAGCCGGGTCCATGAGAGGGTTCGGCTCACCACAGGTCCATTTCGCAGTGGAGTCGATGATGGATATTCTCGCGGACAAGCTTGGCATGGACCCCGTTGAGCTAAGGCTGAAAAACGCTTGGAGGCAGGGAGTGGTGACGGCGAGCGACGCGGTTTTGATGGATAACCCGGACTTCGGTGTTTTGGCTTCGAGGGTTTGCGAGGAGCTGGGATGGCGGCGTGGTGAGAAGGAGCCCGACGAAGGCGTGGGTATAGCTTTTATGGCTCATGGCAACAGCCTCGGCCCAGAAGGTGAAGACAAGTCATCTGCAACGGTTAGGATTTCGCCGGACGGCGTGGTTCATGTTGCCACATCGCTGACCGAGTATGGTACAGGCGCTTCACGTGGTTTCGCTAAAATCGCTGCCTCGGTTCTCGGTGTTCCCGAGGAGAGGGTTGTCGTTGACCGTGTTGAGACAAAGAAGGTGCCGGACTCGGGTGGAACATTTGCATCCCGCTCCACGCTAATGGGTGGAAACGCTGTCTATCTTGCAGCCAAAAGACTAAAAGAAAAGATTGAGAAACTCATGAAAGAATCAGGCCGCAGTGGCTTAGATGTCGCTGATTTTGTCCGTGACGTCTTCCATGAGGAGGTCTCAGAATACGCTGAGTTTAAGCTACCCGTCTGCGACTACAATCCTGAAACGGGGAAGGGAACTCCCTACCTCCAGTATACTTATGGTGTGGTAGGTGTGCGTGTCAAAGTTGACAGAGAACTGGGTGTCGTGAGGGTGAAAGACATAGTTGCTGCTTTTGATGTTGGCCGCGTAGTTAACGAAGGTTACCTGACGGCTCAGCTGGAGGGCGGCATTACCCAAGGAGTTGCATATGGGCTACTTGAAGAATTGTTGATCGGCAAAAAGCACAAGGTTCTTAACCCCAACCTCGCCGACTACCTTGTCCCAACAGCCGCCGACATGCCAAGGGTAAAAGTCATCGTAATAGAAAACCCAAGCCCGTTAACACCCATCGGGACAAGAACGGCTGGCGAACCCGGAATAGACGCACCAGCCGCAGCCATAGCAAACGCGGTCCACGACGCCCTCAAAATCAGAATAACCTCACTCCCTATTACGCCTGAGAAAGTGGTGGCCGCCTTAGAGAAATCCCAGGCTATCGCTGTAACAGTTTAA
- a CDS encoding molybdenum hydroxylase family protein, small subunit → MLRIEFVLNGKQVSAELRGNERLMDLLRRLGMKSVKEACGTGDCGSCNVIVDGKLINSCMMLAVQARGKTVTTVEGITPEEKLHPIQSALLDYTASQCGFCIPGIIMTAKYIADNYPDADEQTIRHILIANICRCGGYTKIVDAVSTALKLLQR, encoded by the coding sequence TTGTTGAGGATTGAGTTTGTTCTCAACGGCAAACAAGTCTCCGCTGAGCTGCGTGGAAACGAGCGTTTGATGGACCTTCTCAGGCGACTCGGGATGAAAAGCGTGAAGGAGGCATGTGGCACAGGCGACTGCGGCTCATGCAACGTCATCGTCGACGGAAAGCTCATCAACTCCTGCATGATGCTCGCTGTCCAAGCCCGTGGAAAAACAGTCACAACAGTAGAAGGAATAACTCCAGAGGAGAAACTTCACCCCATACAGTCAGCCCTCCTAGATTACACAGCCTCCCAGTGCGGCTTCTGCATACCCGGCATCATTATGACAGCCAAGTACATCGCCGACAACTACCCAGACGCCGATGAACAAACCATCAGGCACATACTCATAGCTAACATTTGCCGCTGCGGAGGATACACAAAAATTGTAGACGCTGTCTCCACTGCTCTTAAACTGTTACAGCGATAG
- a CDS encoding molybdenum hydroxylase family protein, medium subunit: MKAVPSFEVYTPSSLQEVLNIYSSLDEEVVLYAGGTDLMPFMRRGKVRPRAVVDLSGVGELRYVRREGDFIHVGGLTTVHELATSPAIPENYFSIRWLSKYFGAETTRHMATVGGNLASGGERDIPAIMASLDGQVKIMGIDGERVVGPLGLTLRRGEVIVEAVFRDWGPGSVSWFGKFEKRASNGIGVVTAAVSMKAVHGVVEKIAVVLNRVEGRTMGRLTDLEDILTGKAINPSLLRAAVEESVSRIRPASDFRASSSFRKHVSKVLVRRGLEFCWSYLTRGGFVED; this comes from the coding sequence TTGAAGGCTGTCCCCAGCTTCGAAGTATACACCCCGTCGTCGCTGCAGGAAGTTCTAAACATCTACTCGAGCCTCGATGAAGAGGTTGTCCTATACGCGGGGGGCACTGATCTTATGCCCTTTATGCGGCGTGGAAAGGTTCGGCCAAGGGCTGTGGTGGATTTGTCGGGTGTAGGGGAGCTGAGGTATGTTAGAAGAGAGGGTGATTTTATCCATGTTGGTGGGCTGACGACGGTGCATGAACTCGCCACCTCTCCAGCCATTCCCGAAAACTATTTTTCCATACGCTGGCTCAGCAAATACTTCGGAGCGGAAACTACCCGTCACATGGCTACGGTTGGAGGCAACCTCGCCTCAGGTGGGGAGAGAGATATTCCAGCCATAATGGCCTCTCTAGACGGACAGGTGAAGATTATGGGTATTGATGGGGAGAGGGTTGTTGGCCCACTTGGGCTGACTCTACGCCGTGGAGAGGTTATTGTAGAGGCGGTCTTCAGAGACTGGGGCCCAGGCTCTGTTTCATGGTTTGGCAAGTTTGAGAAAAGAGCCTCTAACGGTATAGGGGTTGTGACGGCTGCTGTCTCGATGAAGGCTGTCCACGGGGTAGTTGAAAAGATTGCAGTTGTTTTGAACAGGGTAGAGGGTAGAACCATGGGCAGACTCACAGACCTCGAGGACATTTTGACGGGAAAAGCGATTAACCCGAGCCTACTCAGAGCAGCTGTTGAAGAAAGCGTTTCGAGGATTAGGCCTGCTTCGGATTTCAGGGCATCCAGCAGCTTCAGGAAACATGTTTCCAAGGTTTTGGTGAGGCGTGGGCTGGAGTTTTGCTGGAGCTATTTGACGAGAGGTGGTTTTGTTGAGGATTGA
- a CDS encoding dihydropyrimidinase: MVRWLTSLYFCLQLIDVLAKDGFDLLVRNCRIVDVEGVYEADIGVVGGRIAAIGRNLETRAEKTYDAGGRYVLPGAIDGHVHFKLKYFEDVYTADDFYTGTVAAACGGVTTIIDFVTPETKDYVEDFRRRKAEADGDVVVDYGLHVSVTDFDEKIARMLTNLFEKEGLASVKMFTAYSRRGLMLDDGKAYKLMKLCREKNVLVMVHAENEHLINTLLEEFVSQGKTEPIYHAWSRPDFVEAEAVERVAFLAGLTGAEILIVHVSSAMGLNTILEARRKGVKIHGETCPHYLMFTEDVYKRPDGAKFIMSPPLKKEHDKEGLWKGLLTDGFSVVGSDHACFNLSQKLGHKSFTTVPGGVAGTEVINMILYSEGVVKRGMPLSRFVDLTAHNPAKLYGIYPRKGVIRVGADADFYILDPSQKTRLTRENLHSNIDHSIYEDVEVSCRIVATFARGEQIVDNGEFIGKRGRGEYLHMKRGEAE, from the coding sequence ATGGTTCGGTGGCTTACATCGTTATATTTCTGTTTACAGCTTATAGATGTGTTGGCGAAAGACGGGTTCGACCTACTGGTCCGTAACTGCAGAATAGTTGACGTGGAGGGTGTTTACGAGGCTGACATAGGTGTTGTCGGCGGCAGGATAGCCGCTATCGGCCGCAACCTGGAGACACGAGCCGAGAAGACATACGACGCCGGTGGGCGCTATGTTTTACCGGGCGCGATAGATGGCCACGTCCACTTTAAGCTCAAGTATTTTGAAGATGTCTATACCGCAGACGATTTTTACACTGGGACGGTTGCGGCCGCGTGTGGAGGTGTCACAACCATAATCGACTTCGTAACACCCGAGACCAAGGACTATGTAGAGGATTTCCGGAGAAGAAAAGCCGAGGCTGATGGAGATGTTGTTGTCGACTATGGGCTTCACGTGAGCGTCACCGACTTCGACGAAAAAATAGCGAGGATGCTCACCAACCTATTCGAGAAAGAAGGACTCGCCAGCGTGAAGATGTTCACAGCCTATAGCCGCAGAGGTCTCATGCTAGATGATGGAAAAGCCTACAAACTGATGAAGCTTTGCCGTGAAAAAAACGTATTGGTCATGGTGCATGCCGAGAACGAGCATCTCATCAACACACTTTTGGAAGAGTTTGTTTCACAGGGCAAAACTGAGCCGATATACCATGCGTGGAGTAGGCCGGATTTTGTGGAGGCAGAGGCTGTGGAGAGGGTTGCTTTTCTAGCAGGTTTAACCGGCGCTGAGATACTCATTGTTCATGTTTCCTCGGCTATGGGGCTTAACACGATATTGGAGGCGCGGCGGAAGGGTGTGAAGATTCATGGCGAAACTTGTCCACACTACCTCATGTTCACAGAGGATGTTTACAAGAGGCCTGACGGAGCCAAATTCATCATGTCTCCGCCTTTAAAGAAGGAGCATGACAAGGAAGGGTTATGGAAAGGTTTGTTGACCGACGGTTTTTCTGTTGTAGGTAGCGACCACGCCTGCTTCAACCTTTCTCAAAAACTTGGACACAAGAGCTTCACGACTGTCCCGGGTGGCGTGGCGGGGACAGAGGTCATAAACATGATTCTTTATTCTGAGGGGGTTGTGAAACGTGGGATGCCGCTCAGCCGCTTTGTTGACTTGACAGCTCATAACCCTGCCAAGCTCTACGGCATCTATCCGCGTAAAGGTGTTATCAGGGTGGGTGCGGACGCAGACTTCTACATTCTAGACCCGTCGCAGAAAACACGACTCACCCGGGAAAACCTGCACAGCAACATCGACCACTCCATATACGAAGATGTAGAGGTCAGTTGCCGCATAGTTGCCACCTTCGCCCGTGGAGAACAGATAGTCGACAACGGAGAATTCATCGGAAAACGGGGAAGAGGCGAATATCTTCACATGAAAAGAGGTGAAGCTGAATGA
- a CDS encoding conserved hypothetical protein (Memo-like protein): protein MKPRRRPAVAGYFYEGSREALLRQVEHCFLSPHGPGKTPAREWGKRRAPALISPHAGLMYSGPVAAHGYYELTKYAVPESVVVFGPNHYGVGTVVSIYPGGSWVTPLGEVKIDEKLAAEIAGQREFFYLDEVSHSREHSIEVQLPFLQYLYGDFQFVPICINDQSLETCVEIGEAVGEVVDGRNILMIASTDFTHYEPHETVLKKDRLALERIERLDVEGLYGVIERHDITMCGYGAVAALLTAAKKLGAVEATVLKQATSGDTGGDYGSVVGYAACRIELPEK from the coding sequence ATGAAGCCTCGGAGAAGGCCAGCGGTCGCCGGATATTTTTATGAGGGCTCGAGAGAGGCTCTGTTGAGGCAGGTTGAGCACTGTTTCCTCTCCCCTCACGGTCCTGGAAAAACTCCCGCAAGGGAATGGGGTAAACGCCGTGCGCCGGCCCTTATTTCGCCGCACGCGGGCCTCATGTACTCGGGCCCTGTGGCGGCCCATGGATACTATGAGTTAACAAAGTATGCAGTACCAGAGTCTGTTGTGGTTTTCGGGCCCAACCACTACGGAGTGGGCACAGTTGTATCCATTTATCCGGGTGGAAGCTGGGTTACACCTCTCGGTGAAGTCAAAATTGATGAGAAGCTGGCGGCGGAGATTGCTGGACAGCGTGAGTTTTTCTACTTGGATGAGGTAAGCCACTCCCGGGAGCACAGCATCGAGGTCCAGCTCCCTTTTCTACAATACCTCTATGGCGATTTCCAGTTTGTGCCCATTTGCATAAACGACCAGAGTCTCGAGACATGTGTTGAGATAGGTGAGGCTGTTGGAGAGGTTGTTGATGGAAGAAACATCCTGATGATTGCATCCACGGATTTTACACATTATGAGCCGCATGAAACTGTGTTGAAGAAGGATAGGCTTGCCCTGGAGCGTATAGAGCGGCTGGACGTCGAGGGCCTGTACGGGGTGATTGAGAGACACGACATAACGATGTGTGGATACGGTGCGGTGGCAGCCCTGTTGACCGCCGCGAAAAAGCTGGGAGCAGTTGAGGCCACCGTCTTGAAACAGGCCACCAGTGGCGACACAGGCGGAGACTATGGGTCTGTGGTTGGCTACGCGGCGTGTAGAATAGAGCTGCCGGAAAAATGA
- a CDS encoding mevalonate kinase, producing MRKQVKVFAPGKVILFGEHFVVSGYPAIVTAIDRGVTVTAKKTDDKFVIVSKHSAAAWNATGETITAKPSALAPLYNMVREMCLDHGVSCTGWVEIESDLISGGGLGSSAAVSVALAKAVSLLHEIQLSKDQLINYALKAEKEFHGRPSGIDPTISTVGGTIAYRGLGNYTAIEVGKPLDLIIVFSGRKRKTSKMVDAVQRFAAEKKDIFTELVKLYSHVYEMAKEALVEGDFQAVGRLFTLNHLLLRSVGVSDNVLEEIVRKLRNKDVYGAKLTGAGGGGCVIAVADGRAVEIAEAMARLYPSAWMSRTGVAGVGEKA from the coding sequence ATGAGGAAACAGGTCAAGGTTTTTGCACCGGGAAAAGTCATTCTCTTTGGAGAACACTTCGTTGTCTCAGGCTATCCCGCGATAGTTACGGCGATAGACCGAGGCGTAACAGTGACAGCCAAAAAAACCGATGACAAGTTCGTGATAGTCTCTAAACATTCAGCAGCAGCGTGGAACGCTACTGGAGAAACTATAACAGCCAAGCCGTCGGCCCTTGCACCGCTCTACAACATGGTCAGAGAGATGTGTTTGGACCATGGGGTATCATGCACGGGATGGGTGGAGATTGAATCAGACCTTATCAGCGGGGGTGGCCTCGGCTCCTCGGCAGCGGTCTCTGTAGCGCTGGCCAAAGCCGTATCGCTTTTACATGAAATCCAGCTATCTAAAGATCAGCTGATAAATTATGCGCTCAAAGCCGAGAAAGAGTTCCACGGAAGGCCGTCGGGAATAGACCCAACCATATCCACGGTGGGCGGAACGATAGCTTACCGAGGCCTCGGAAATTACACAGCCATAGAGGTAGGAAAGCCTCTGGACCTAATAATAGTCTTCAGCGGTAGAAAGAGGAAGACCTCCAAGATGGTCGATGCTGTGCAGAGGTTTGCTGCAGAGAAAAAGGATATCTTCACAGAGCTTGTCAAACTCTATTCCCATGTCTACGAGATGGCGAAAGAGGCCTTGGTAGAAGGCGATTTTCAGGCTGTTGGACGTCTTTTCACATTAAACCATCTTCTTCTGAGAAGTGTCGGTGTCTCGGACAACGTGTTGGAGGAGATAGTGAGGAAGCTTAGAAACAAAGATGTGTATGGTGCGAAGCTGACGGGAGCAGGAGGAGGCGGATGCGTGATAGCGGTAGCTGATGGAAGGGCTGTGGAGATAGCGGAGGCGATGGCAAGGCTTTATCCAAGCGCTTGGATGAGCAGAACAGGCGTAGCAGGTGTAGGTGAAAAAGCTTGA
- a CDS encoding acetylglutamate kinase has translation MSNLVVLKIGGSVITDKKRENFFRQDVMARIAKEIARCWPTPLVIIHGAGSFGHPVAKQYSVDKGYREQGQLEGFVKTLQSVKTLNQHVVNTLIETGIGAVGMPASTLFITRKGIIETAHLDLVLSALDLGVIPVTCGDAVFDRELKFTVLSGDQIAIHLAKSLKASRIVFASDVDGVYDVDRETGEKRLLDKLDYRKHTTLLYGGVEGEDITGGMFYKVENGFEAVKAGAEVVIVNGLVEGRIEAAVKGKPVTGTTLVM, from the coding sequence TTGAGCAACCTCGTAGTCCTCAAGATAGGCGGCTCAGTCATCACCGACAAAAAAAGAGAAAATTTTTTCAGACAAGACGTTATGGCGAGAATAGCGAAGGAGATTGCACGATGCTGGCCCACGCCCTTAGTAATAATACATGGGGCGGGCTCATTCGGCCACCCAGTCGCCAAACAATACAGCGTAGATAAAGGATATAGGGAGCAGGGGCAGCTCGAGGGATTTGTGAAAACACTCCAATCAGTCAAAACCCTTAACCAACACGTCGTCAACACCTTGATCGAGACGGGAATAGGCGCCGTCGGCATGCCGGCGTCAACACTCTTCATTACAAGGAAAGGCATTATTGAGACAGCTCATCTAGACCTAGTCTTATCGGCCCTCGACCTAGGGGTAATTCCAGTAACCTGCGGAGACGCCGTCTTCGACCGAGAGCTAAAATTTACAGTGCTCTCGGGTGACCAGATAGCCATCCATCTTGCAAAATCCCTAAAAGCGTCGAGGATAGTTTTCGCCAGCGACGTTGACGGGGTTTACGATGTGGACAGGGAGACAGGTGAGAAAAGGCTACTCGACAAGCTTGACTACAGAAAACACACCACCCTGCTCTATGGCGGGGTAGAAGGCGAGGACATTACAGGCGGAATGTTTTACAAGGTTGAGAACGGGTTCGAGGCTGTGAAAGCGGGGGCTGAGGTCGTGATTGTCAACGGACTTGTCGAGGGGAGGATAGAGGCGGCTGTAAAAGGAAAACCCGTGACGGGAACGACACTGGTGATGTAG